The proteins below come from a single Fusobacterium nucleatum genomic window:
- a CDS encoding phosphate/phosphite/phosphonate ABC transporter substrate-binding protein, which translates to MKKVWKLLMLVSLIFLLISCGKKKEEKPLVMGLVPIANSEKLIEDTAPLHKMLGDEIGRPVEGFIATNYIGIVEALGTGTIDFALIPPFAYILANKKNGTEALLTSINKHDEPGYYSVLLVRTDSGIEKVEDLKGKKVAFVDPSSTSGYIFPAVILMDHGINVEQDITYQFAGGHDKALQLLINGDVDAIGTYESAITKFSKEFPEADGKIKVLQKSDLIPGITLVVSSKVDDATKQKIKDAFLKVIAKKEGQELTLQLFGIKGFEEANIDSYKLIEDKLSKMGIDIEKIK; encoded by the coding sequence ATGAAAAAAGTTTGGAAATTACTTATGCTTGTATCACTTATATTTCTTTTAATTAGTTGTGGGAAGAAAAAGGAAGAAAAGCCTTTGGTAATGGGGTTAGTTCCAATAGCTAATTCAGAAAAATTAATTGAAGATACTGCACCATTACATAAGATGTTAGGTGATGAAATTGGTAGACCTGTTGAAGGTTTTATTGCAACAAATTATATTGGTATTGTAGAAGCATTAGGTACAGGAACTATTGATTTTGCACTAATACCACCTTTTGCATATATTTTAGCAAATAAAAAGAATGGAACAGAAGCATTACTTACAAGTATAAATAAACATGATGAACCTGGGTATTATTCTGTTTTACTTGTAAGAACTGATAGTGGAATAGAAAAAGTTGAAGATTTAAAAGGTAAAAAAGTTGCCTTTGTAGATCCATCATCAACTTCTGGGTATATTTTTCCAGCAGTAATACTAATGGATCATGGAATAAATGTAGAACAAGATATTACTTATCAATTTGCTGGTGGTCATGATAAGGCATTACAATTATTGATAAATGGAGATGTAGATGCTATTGGAACTTATGAAAGTGCCATTACAAAGTTTTCTAAAGAATTTCCAGAAGCAGATGGTAAAATAAAAGTTTTACAAAAAAGTGATTTAATTCCTGGAATAACTTTAGTTGTTTCATCTAAGGTTGATGATGCAACAAAACAAAAAATTAAAGATGCTTTTTTAAAGGTTATTGCTAAAAAAGAAGGGCAAGAATTAACTCTTCAATTATTTGGTATAAAAGGTTTTGAAGAAGCTAATATTGATAGTTATAAACTTATTGAAGATAAACTAAGCAAGATGGGAATAGATATTGAAAAAATAAAATAA
- a CDS encoding YhcH/YjgK/YiaL family protein, translated as MIYAELKNIKTYKGINKNLDKAIDFIVERKYLNASYGKNIIEGDTIYFNYPEKAATRENTDLELEYHKKYIDIHIVLEGEEIIVYTPFEDCIETKSYNDKEDYGLVKGKAQVELMMNTENFLLFFPEEPHLALLKVDTPKEIKKVIFKVEI; from the coding sequence ATGATATATGCTGAATTAAAAAATATCAAAACTTACAAAGGTATTAATAAGAATTTAGATAAGGCAATAGATTTTATTGTAGAAAGAAAATATTTGAATGCAAGTTATGGGAAAAATATTATAGAAGGAGATACTATATATTTTAATTATCCTGAAAAGGCAGCAACAAGAGAAAATACAGACTTAGAATTAGAATATCATAAAAAATATATAGATATTCATATTGTTCTTGAAGGTGAAGAAATCATCGTATATACTCCATTTGAAGATTGTATAGAAACTAAAAGTTACAATGATAAAGAAGATTATGGACTTGTAAAGGGAAAAGCACAAGTTGAGTTAATGATGAATACTGAAAATTTTCTTCTTTTTTTCCCAGAAGAACCTCATTTAGCACTTTTAAAGGTTGATACACCGAAAGAGATAAAAAAAGTAATATTTAAAGTAGAGATATAA
- the nagA gene encoding N-acetylglucosamine-6-phosphate deacetylase encodes MKKLLLKNAKLVLENKLVNGSILVFENRIEKIFTDEDNLSEFTFDEVIDLDEKYLGPAFIDVHTHGADGADAMDSSEVALRKISKYLVQEGTANFLATTLTSTKEILKNVLKIVANLQDKDIEGANIFGVHMEGPYFSIEYKGAQNDKYMLPANIKELEEYLSVKEGLIKLFSISPHNQENLEAIKFLVDKGVIASVGHSAASYENVMKAVDYGLSHATHTYNGMKGFTHREPGVVGAIFNSDNIMAEIIFDKFHVHPEAVRTLIKIKGVDKIVCITDSMSATGLSEGKYKLGEFDVNVKDGQARLISNNALAGSVLRMDVAFRNLIELGYSITDAFKMTSTNAAKEFKLNTGILKEGKDADLVVLDKDYKVCMTMVKGKIKFTNL; translated from the coding sequence ATGAAAAAATTATTATTAAAAAATGCAAAATTAGTTTTAGAAAATAAACTAGTCAATGGTTCTATTTTGGTTTTTGAAAATAGAATAGAAAAAATTTTTACAGATGAAGATAATTTATCTGAATTTACTTTTGATGAAGTTATAGACTTAGATGAAAAATATTTAGGACCTGCTTTTATAGATGTTCATACACATGGAGCTGATGGAGCTGATGCAATGGATAGTAGTGAAGTGGCTCTTAGAAAAATTTCTAAGTACTTAGTTCAAGAAGGAACAGCAAATTTTTTAGCTACAACTTTAACAAGTACAAAGGAAATTTTAAAAAATGTTTTAAAAATTGTTGCTAATTTACAGGATAAAGATATTGAAGGTGCAAATATTTTTGGAGTTCATATGGAAGGACCTTATTTTTCTATTGAATATAAAGGGGCTCAAAATGATAAATATATGTTACCTGCTAATATAAAAGAGCTTGAAGAATATTTATCAGTCAAAGAGGGGCTTATAAAATTATTTTCAATATCTCCTCATAATCAAGAAAATTTAGAAGCTATTAAATTTTTAGTTGATAAAGGAGTTATTGCTTCTGTTGGTCATTCAGCTGCAAGTTATGAAAATGTTATGAAAGCAGTTGACTATGGACTTTCCCACGCTACTCACACTTACAATGGAATGAAAGGTTTTACTCATAGAGAACCGGGAGTTGTTGGAGCAATATTTAATTCAGATAATATTATGGCAGAAATTATCTTTGATAAATTTCATGTTCATCCAGAAGCAGTAAGAACTCTTATAAAAATAAAAGGTGTGGATAAAATAGTTTGTATTACAGATTCTATGTCAGCAACAGGTTTATCAGAAGGAAAATATAAATTAGGTGAGTTTGATGTAAATGTAAAAGATGGACAAGCAAGACTTATTTCAAATAATGCATTGGCTGGTAGTGTACTTAGAATGGATGTAGCTTTTAGAAATTTAATAGAATTAGGATATAGCATAACAGATGCTTTTAAAATGACTTCAACTAATGCTGCAAAGGAATTTAAATTAAATACTGGAATTTTAAAAGAAGGAAAAGATGCTGATTTAGTTGTTTTGGATAAAGATTATAAGGTTTGTATGACTATGGTTAAAGGAAAAATTAAGTTTACAAATTTATAA
- the nadD gene encoding nicotinate (nicotinamide) nucleotide adenylyltransferase, giving the protein MKIAIYGGSFNPMHIGHEKIVDYVLKNLDMDKIIIIPVGIPSHRENNLEQSNIRLKICREIFKNNKKVEVSDIEIKSKGKSYTYDTLLKLIQIYDKDNEFFEIIGEDSLKNLKTWKNYKELLNLCKFIVFRRKDDKNTEIDSEFLNNKNIIILENEYYNMSSTEIRNKVKNKEDISGLVNEKVKNLIEKEYID; this is encoded by the coding sequence ATGAAAATAGCTATCTATGGTGGAAGTTTTAATCCAATGCATATAGGACATGAAAAGATAGTTGACTATGTTTTAAAAAATTTAGATATGGATAAAATAATAATAATTCCTGTTGGTATTCCTTCACATAGAGAAAATAATTTAGAGCAATCTAACATAAGACTAAAAATTTGTAGAGAAATTTTTAAAAATAATAAAAAAGTTGAAGTTTCAGATATTGAAATAAAAAGTAAAGGGAAATCATATACCTATGATACTCTTTTAAAATTAATTCAAATTTATGATAAAGATAATGAATTTTTTGAAATTATAGGAGAGGATTCATTAAAAAATCTAAAAACTTGGAAAAATTATAAGGAACTATTAAATTTATGTAAGTTTATTGTTTTTAGAAGAAAAGATGATAAAAATACTGAAATTGATAGTGAATTTTTAAATAATAAAAATATTATAATTTTAGAAAATGAATACTATAATATGTCCTCAACTGAAATTAGAAATAAGGTTAAAAATAAAGAAGACATTTCAGGACTTGTAAATGAAAAAGTTAAAAATCTAATTGAAAAAGAATATATAGATTAA
- the lpxK gene encoding tetraacyldisaccharide 4'-kinase yields MRLLSYIYLLITTIRNFLYDEKILPIRRVPGVEIICIGNVSVGGTGKTPAVHFFVKKLLARGRKVAVVSRGYRGKRKRDPLLVSDGMVIFATPQESGDESYLHAINLKVPVIVGADRYKACMFAKKHFDIDTIVLDDGFQHRKLYRDRDVVLIDATNPFGGGYVLPRGLLREDFKRAVKRASEFIITKSDLVNERELKRIKNYFIKKFHKEVSVAKHGISKLCDLKGNMKPLFWVKAKKLMIFSGLANPLNFEKTVISLAPAYIERLDFKDHHNFKTKDIALIRKKAEKMDADYILTTEKDLVKLPDNLNISNLYVLKIEFTMLEDNTLKDMKG; encoded by the coding sequence ATGAGGTTATTGTCATATATATATCTTTTGATAACTACAATACGAAATTTTTTATATGATGAAAAAATATTACCCATACGAAGAGTTCCTGGTGTTGAGATTATTTGTATAGGAAATGTCAGTGTTGGAGGAACAGGGAAAACTCCAGCAGTACATTTCTTTGTAAAAAAATTATTGGCAAGAGGAAGAAAAGTTGCAGTTGTTTCTCGTGGATATAGAGGAAAAAGAAAAAGAGATCCATTACTTGTAAGTGATGGAATGGTAATTTTTGCAACACCACAAGAAAGTGGAGACGAATCATATTTGCATGCAATTAACTTAAAAGTTCCTGTGATAGTAGGAGCAGATAGATATAAGGCTTGTATGTTTGCAAAAAAACATTTTGATATAGATACAATAGTTTTAGATGATGGTTTTCAACATAGAAAACTATATAGAGATAGAGATGTTGTCCTAATAGATGCAACTAATCCTTTTGGTGGAGGCTATGTTTTACCTCGTGGACTATTAAGAGAAGATTTTAAAAGAGCTGTAAAAAGAGCTTCTGAATTTATTATAACTAAATCAGATTTAGTGAATGAAAGAGAGCTTAAAAGAATAAAAAATTATTTTATAAAGAAATTTCATAAAGAAGTTTCTGTTGCAAAACATGGAATCAGTAAATTATGCGATTTAAAAGGAAATATGAAACCTCTATTTTGGGTAAAAGCTAAAAAACTTATGATATTCTCTGGTTTAGCTAATCCTTTAAATTTTGAAAAAACAGTAATTTCATTGGCACCAGCTTATATAGAAAGATTAGACTTTAAAGATCATCATAATTTTAAAACTAAAGATATTGCTTTAATTAGAAAGAAAGCTGAAAAAATGGATGCTGATTATATACTTACAACTGAAAAAGATTTAGTTAAATTGCCAGATAATTTAAATATTAGTAATTTATATGTATTGAAGATTGAATTTACAATGTTAGAAGATAATACATTAAAAGATATGAAAGGGTAA
- the smc gene encoding chromosome segregation protein SMC — protein sequence MYLKAVEINGFKSFGDKVYIDFNRGITSIVGPNGSGKSNILDAVLWVLGEQSYKNIRAKESQDVIFSGGKEKKPATKAEVSLIIDNTDRYLDLDNDTVKITRRIHISGENEYLINDTKSRLKEIGTLFLDTGIGKTAYSVIGQGKVERIINSSPKEIKSIIEEAAGIKKLQANRIEAQKNLANIEINLDKVEFILNETRENKNKIEKQAELAQKYIDLRDEKSSLAKGICITELEQKEKTLSENEDIKEKYQTECFELQEKLNKTLERLNTIDLEKEEVKKEKLLIDSRNKELRNIISEKEKEKAVTSERLDNVKKDKLMKEEYVLHLDNKTEKKVEEVTELKNKKDEISKNILEMAAANKEFENKILNLETIKTQKSDLIENRNKKVRDLELEKQLASNEIENNEKKLKSSQDEVENFKKELEETNKKLLVNNEEKDLIHSQLEARKEELTKTEERNEFLVNQLSEISKSINKLSQDIREFEYQEKTSSGKLEALVRMDENNEGFFKGVKEVLNSGINGIDGVLISLIKFDEKFEKAVEAAIPGNLQDIIVEDKEVAKKCIAFLTEKKLGRASFLALDTIKPNRREFKTNINGVLGLAADLITADKKYQKVIDFIFGGLLIVENIDIATDILNKNLFFGNIVTLTGELVSSKGRITGGENQKSTINQIFERKKEIKILEEKVRDLKFKITEGSKKREDLSIRLESYENEVDKIDSLEDNIRKSIELLKKDFENLAEKSEKISKDIRSISFNIEDAEKYKISYQDRINSSFSTIEETEKHIASLKKDIEADENLLKQTISEIDSLNKQFSDTRILFLNNQSTIEQLEKDIHSKEIENIELQEEKEKNSKIVIELSQNIQELETLEEELQSQIEEHTKIYNSENRDIETLNEREQNLSNEERELSKEKSKLETGSLHANDRFEKIVEVIEKIKTDILNINEKLNELIDITAQVIEVEKLKSSKDHLRSLENKLNNFGDVNLLAINEFKQLKERYDYLARERDDVVKSRKQVMDLIQEIDERIHEDFHTTYQNINENFNKMCDETIRNTEGRLNIINPEDFENCGIEIFVKFKNKKRQPLSLLSGGEKSMVAIAFIMAIFMYKPSPFTFLDEIEAALDEKNTKNLLGKLRDFTDKSQFILITHNKETMKESDSIFGVTMNKEIGISKIVSPDKITKILSENKENN from the coding sequence ATGTATCTAAAAGCAGTTGAAATAAATGGTTTCAAATCTTTTGGTGATAAAGTATACATAGATTTCAATCGTGGAATCACATCAATAGTTGGACCAAATGGAAGTGGAAAATCAAATATTTTAGATGCTGTCCTATGGGTTTTAGGTGAGCAATCATACAAAAACATTAGAGCAAAAGAAAGCCAAGATGTTATTTTTTCTGGTGGAAAAGAAAAGAAGCCAGCTACAAAAGCAGAAGTTTCATTGATAATAGATAATACTGATAGATATTTAGATTTAGATAATGACACAGTAAAAATTACAAGAAGAATTCATATTTCAGGAGAAAATGAATATTTAATAAATGATACTAAAAGTAGACTTAAAGAAATAGGAACTCTCTTTTTAGATACTGGTATTGGAAAAACTGCATATTCTGTTATAGGTCAAGGAAAGGTTGAAAGAATAATAAATTCATCTCCAAAAGAAATTAAAAGTATAATAGAAGAAGCAGCTGGAATAAAAAAATTACAAGCTAATAGAATTGAAGCACAAAAGAATTTAGCTAATATTGAAATAAATTTAGATAAGGTAGAATTTATCTTAAATGAAACAAGAGAAAATAAAAATAAAATTGAAAAGCAAGCAGAACTTGCACAAAAATACATAGATTTAAGAGATGAAAAGTCTTCATTGGCAAAAGGAATTTGTATAACTGAGCTTGAACAAAAAGAAAAAACTCTTTCTGAAAATGAAGATATAAAAGAGAAGTATCAAACTGAATGCTTTGAATTACAAGAAAAACTTAATAAGACTTTGGAAAGATTAAATACTATTGATTTAGAAAAAGAAGAAGTAAAAAAAGAAAAGCTTTTAATAGATTCAAGAAATAAAGAATTAAGAAATATAATTTCTGAAAAAGAAAAAGAAAAAGCTGTTACCTCTGAAAGATTAGATAATGTAAAAAAAGATAAGTTAATGAAAGAAGAATATGTTTTACATTTGGATAATAAAACAGAAAAGAAAGTAGAAGAAGTAACTGAATTAAAAAATAAAAAAGATGAAATTTCTAAAAATATTTTAGAAATGGCTGCTGCAAATAAAGAATTTGAAAATAAAATACTCAATTTAGAAACTATTAAGACTCAAAAGTCTGATTTAATTGAAAATAGAAATAAAAAAGTTAGAGATTTAGAGCTTGAAAAACAACTTGCTTCCAATGAAATAGAAAACAATGAGAAAAAATTAAAATCAAGTCAAGATGAAGTAGAAAACTTTAAAAAAGAATTAGAAGAAACTAATAAAAAATTATTGGTTAACAATGAAGAAAAAGATTTAATTCATTCTCAACTTGAAGCTAGAAAAGAAGAATTGACTAAAACAGAGGAAAGAAATGAATTTTTAGTAAACCAGCTTTCTGAAATAAGTAAGTCAATAAACAAACTTTCCCAAGATATAAGAGAATTTGAATATCAAGAAAAAACTTCTTCTGGAAAGTTAGAAGCTCTTGTAAGAATGGATGAAAACAATGAGGGATTTTTTAAAGGAGTTAAAGAAGTTTTAAATAGTGGTATTAATGGCATAGATGGTGTTTTAATTTCTCTTATTAAATTTGATGAAAAATTTGAAAAAGCTGTTGAAGCTGCTATACCAGGAAATTTACAAGATATTATAGTTGAAGATAAAGAAGTAGCTAAAAAATGTATAGCCTTTTTGACTGAAAAAAAACTAGGAAGAGCTTCATTTTTAGCACTTGATACAATAAAACCTAATAGAAGGGAATTTAAAACTAATATCAATGGTGTTTTAGGATTGGCTGCTGATTTAATTACAGCTGATAAAAAATATCAAAAGGTAATTGATTTTATTTTTGGAGGACTTTTAATAGTTGAAAATATTGATATAGCGACAGATATTTTAAATAAAAATTTATTTTTTGGAAATATTGTAACTTTAACTGGTGAGCTTGTTAGTTCAAAAGGTAGGATTACAGGTGGAGAAAATCAAAAATCAACTATTAACCAAATTTTTGAAAGAAAAAAAGAGATTAAGATTTTAGAAGAAAAGGTTAGAGATTTAAAGTTTAAAATAACTGAGGGAAGTAAAAAAAGGGAAGATTTAAGTATTAGGTTAGAAAGTTATGAAAATGAAGTTGATAAAATAGATTCATTGGAAGATAATATTAGAAAAAGCATAGAATTACTGAAAAAAGATTTTGAGAATTTAGCTGAAAAATCTGAAAAAATATCTAAGGATATTCGTAGTATAAGTTTTAATATTGAAGATGCTGAAAAGTATAAAATTTCATATCAAGATAGAATAAATTCTTCATTTTCTACTATTGAAGAAACCGAAAAACATATAGCTTCTTTAAAAAAAGATATAGAAGCAGATGAGAATTTATTAAAGCAAACTATTTCAGAAATAGATAGTTTAAATAAACAGTTTTCTGATACAAGAATTTTATTTCTTAATAATCAAAGCACTATTGAGCAACTTGAAAAAGATATCCATAGTAAAGAGATTGAAAATATAGAATTACAGGAAGAAAAAGAAAAGAATTCTAAAATTGTTATTGAACTTTCACAAAATATCCAAGAATTAGAAACCTTAGAAGAAGAATTACAAAGTCAAATTGAAGAACATACTAAGATTTATAATTCTGAAAATAGAGATATAGAAACATTAAATGAAAGAGAACAGAATTTAAGTAATGAAGAAAGAGAGCTGTCTAAGGAGAAATCTAAATTAGAAACTGGTTCATTACATGCTAATGATAGATTTGAAAAGATAGTAGAAGTTATTGAAAAAATAAAGACAGATATTTTAAATATAAATGAAAAATTAAATGAACTTATAGATATTACAGCACAAGTCATTGAAGTTGAAAAGTTAAAATCATCTAAGGACCATTTAAGAAGTCTAGAAAATAAATTAAATAACTTTGGAGATGTAAATTTACTTGCTATAAATGAATTTAAACAATTAAAAGAGAGATATGATTATTTAGCAAGAGAAAGAGATGATGTTGTAAAATCAAGAAAGCAAGTAATGGATTTAATTCAAGAAATTGATGAAAGAATACATGAAGATTTTCATACAACATACCAAAATATAAATGAAAATTTTAATAAGATGTGTGATGAAACAATTAGAAATACTGAGGGAAGATTGAATATTATCAATCCAGAAGATTTTGAAAACTGTGGAATAGAAATATTTGTAAAATTTAAAAACAAAAAAAGACAACCATTATCTTTACTTTCTGGTGGAGAAAAATCAATGGTAGCAATAGCTTTTATTATGGCTATCTTTATGTATAAGCCAAGTCCGTTTACTTTCTTAGATGAAATTGAAGCTGCACTTGATGAAAAAAATACTAAGAATTTACTTGGAAAATTAAGAGATTTTACAGATAAATCACAATTTATATTAATCACTCATAATAAAGAAACAATGAAAGAATCAGATAGTATATTTGGAGTTACAATGAATAAAGAGATAGGAATCTCTAAAATTGTATCACCTGATAAAATTACAAAAATATTATCTGAAAATAAGGAAAATAATTAG
- a CDS encoding DNA adenine methylase has protein sequence MSAISPLRYPGGKAKFYNNIIKIFNDNNIEKPIYCEAFAGGAGLALLLLKNNIVDKLILNDIDKSIYCFWKSILEFNEEFCEMIKLVNIDLAEREIQKKIQKDKDILDLTKKSNILKVGFSTFFLNRVNRSGIIRAGVIGGIEQNGNYKMDCRFNKKNLIERIKEIRKYKKKIEFYNLDAIDFLKKVEKKKKIFIFFDPPYFNKGKDLYTNFYNIDDHISLAKYISGLKQNWITTYDNTDEIKKIYSDCQIKEFDILYSLEKKRKAKEILICKKNFII, from the coding sequence ATGTCAGCAATATCACCATTAAGATATCCTGGAGGAAAAGCAAAATTTTATAATAATATTATTAAAATTTTTAATGATAACAATATAGAGAAACCTATCTATTGTGAAGCTTTTGCAGGAGGAGCAGGGTTAGCTTTATTACTTTTAAAAAATAATATAGTTGATAAGCTAATTTTAAATGATATAGATAAAAGTATTTATTGCTTTTGGAAATCAATTTTAGAATTTAATGAAGAATTTTGTGAGATGATTAAGTTAGTAAATATAGATTTAGCTGAAAGAGAAATTCAAAAGAAAATACAAAAAGATAAAGATATATTAGATTTAACAAAAAAAAGTAATATATTAAAAGTAGGCTTTTCTACATTTTTTTTAAATAGAGTTAATCGTTCAGGAATTATAAGGGCTGGTGTTATTGGTGGAATAGAACAAAATGGAAATTACAAAATGGATTGTAGGTTTAATAAGAAGAATTTAATTGAAAGAATAAAAGAGATTAGGAAATATAAAAAGAAAATAGAATTTTATAATTTAGATGCAATTGATTTCTTAAAGAAAGTAGAAAAGAAAAAGAAAATTTTTATATTTTTTGACCCTCCATATTTTAATAAAGGAAAAGATTTATATACTAATTTTTACAATATAGATGATCATATTAGCTTAGCAAAATATATATCAGGTTTAAAACAAAATTGGATAACCACTTATGATAATACAGATGAAATTAAAAAAATTTATTCTGATTGTCAAATAAAAGAATTTGATATTCTTTATTCATTAGAGAAAAAAAGAAAAGCAAAAGAAATTTTAATTTGTAAAAAAAATTTTATAATATAA
- a CDS encoding AAA family ATPase: MEKLEIRIFPMDEKELYNYMKINNITTIKEIQDNFFMRDLKLNKKGKFLIKKSQLKTSIGSLILFQYNKQLIASAIYNGTFEIDKNSEEYKNDYKEYYLLSPESIEIFSPITEKEFQNIKEIKFGKIKHKISYDKYEKIKNLIILKNNQLLKQNKDTDIPLNSSKLIEKIIFNKFRCAENLELRIGEHLTIIAGQNGTMKSTLLACIAQPFGIERGKENDVFGSKILDECKIVNDSFKTQINKIFKLSTKFDLPGEHDFDIYFSSNLPPEIFYENPLKVKSFKVTDRTPPIRFVTGGNRKAGKGNIPIPVIYLGLSRLFPIGESNLEKNEVILSEKEKKFLYKNYRRILLSYEEDYETINQISKNNIKTLGISATNYDWQSISAGQDNIGKIICTVLEFRRLKEKFRDDYIGGIILIDEIESTLYPKAQQELVKFLNKQCQDLKLIIVCTTHSLEIIKECIENKEILKHTIINFLDKTHGKLTCKNLSTFEDISRNLLVLPKNNEKQNLLKIKVFTEDVEGEWLLKKIINKDFLEFIDIIPLGLGFDEIAKVAYKLSEIKEGIVIYDADVKERYAQSGNSSNFKQNMNKNKNYLFFPGDKSIEEDFLEILKNTPGSENEFWSKCNNDSKQLTLSSLEDYKLEDRNDRKKWFNNERKNYGKDGSVILEKWKKNYRKSIDEFNEKLKELLKSSFLKEYGIKLFNKE, translated from the coding sequence ATGGAGAAACTAGAAATTAGAATATTCCCAATGGATGAAAAAGAACTTTATAATTACATGAAAATAAATAATATAACAACAATTAAAGAAATACAAGATAATTTTTTTATGAGAGATTTAAAATTAAATAAAAAAGGAAAATTTTTAATAAAAAAAAGTCAGTTAAAAACCTCTATTGGTTCTTTAATACTATTTCAATACAATAAACAATTAATAGCCTCTGCTATTTATAATGGAACTTTTGAGATAGATAAAAATTCAGAAGAATATAAAAATGATTATAAAGAATACTATTTATTAAGTCCAGAAAGTATAGAAATCTTTTCTCCTATTACTGAAAAAGAATTTCAAAATATAAAAGAAATTAAATTTGGAAAAATTAAACATAAAATTAGCTATGATAAATATGAAAAAATTAAAAATCTTATAATTTTAAAAAATAATCAGTTATTGAAACAAAATAAAGATACTGATATTCCTTTAAATTCTTCTAAATTAATTGAAAAAATTATATTTAATAAATTTAGATGTGCTGAAAATCTAGAACTACGAATAGGTGAACATTTAACTATCATTGCTGGACAAAATGGAACTATGAAAAGTACTCTTTTAGCTTGTATTGCACAGCCTTTTGGGATTGAAAGAGGTAAAGAAAATGATGTTTTTGGTAGTAAAATTTTAGATGAATGCAAGATTGTCAATGATTCCTTTAAGACTCAAATAAATAAAATTTTTAAATTGAGTACAAAATTTGATCTTCCAGGAGAACATGATTTTGATATATATTTTTCCAGTAACTTGCCTCCTGAAATTTTTTATGAAAATCCTTTAAAAGTTAAATCATTTAAAGTTACAGATAGAACCCCTCCTATAAGATTTGTTACTGGTGGAAATAGAAAAGCTGGAAAGGGTAATATTCCTATTCCTGTTATCTATCTTGGACTTAGCAGACTTTTTCCTATAGGAGAATCAAATTTAGAAAAAAATGAAGTTATCTTAAGTGAAAAAGAAAAAAAATTTCTATACAAAAATTATAGAAGAATATTATTAAGTTATGAAGAGGATTATGAAACTATTAATCAAATTTCTAAAAATAATATAAAAACTTTGGGAATCTCAGCTACTAATTATGATTGGCAATCAATTTCCGCAGGACAAGATAATATAGGAAAAATTATTTGTACAGTTTTAGAATTTAGAAGACTAAAAGAAAAATTTAGAGATGATTATATAGGAGGAATAATATTAATAGATGAAATAGAATCTACTCTTTATCCTAAAGCACAACAAGAATTAGTAAAATTTTTAAACAAACAATGTCAAGATTTAAAACTAATTATTGTTTGTACTACACATTCTCTTGAAATAATAAAGGAATGTATAGAAAATAAAGAGATACTAAAACATACCATTATTAATTTTTTAGATAAGACTCATGGAAAATTAACTTGTAAAAATTTATCTACATTTGAAGATATTTCTAGAAATTTATTAGTACTTCCAAAGAATAATGAAAAACAAAATCTATTAAAAATAAAAGTTTTTACTGAAGATGTTGAAGGAGAATGGTTATTAAAAAAAATTATAAATAAGGATTTTCTAGAGTTTATAGATATTATTCCTTTAGGACTAGGTTTTGATGAAATTGCAAAAGTAGCCTATAAACTTTCTGAAATAAAAGAAGGGATTGTTATTTATGATGCAGATGTGAAAGAAAGATATGCTCAATCAGGAAATTCTTCAAACTTTAAACAAAATATGAATAAAAATAAAAATTATTTATTTTTTCCAGGAGATAAATCAATAGAAGAAGATTTTTTAGAAATTTTGAAAAATACCCCTGGAAGTGAAAATGAATTTTGGAGTAAATGTAACAACGATAGTAAACAACTCACTTTAAGTAGTTTAGAAGATTATAAATTAGAGGATAGAAATGATAGAAAAAAATGGTTTAATAATGAAAGGAAAAACTATGGAAAAGATGGTTCAGTTATTTTAGAAAAATGGAAAAAAAATTATAGAAAATCTATTGATGAATTTAATGAAAAATTAAAAGAGTTATTAAAAAGTTCTTTTTTAAAAGAATATGGAATTAAATTATTTAATAAAGAATGA